One part of the Magallana gigas chromosome 5, xbMagGiga1.1, whole genome shotgun sequence genome encodes these proteins:
- the LOC105339791 gene encoding tripartite motif-containing protein 2, with protein MAGQIDNLISVCSFHSEEELDHYCLTCDRSLCEECIKVDHRDHDWCKLKKVAQNFRGTASDKITELINQEVPRIEHNVKALAEVEEKNREAKTGKINRIKHREHELISAVKVISESLIKDISESKFDESAQHVRSQEDENIAILKNLVSYFNENKQSTDDATILKLHEKIRILISRIRIHDPKRTEDHVEFDEGQLDIHSLKRMFGHVIRENSERLGVDIQGTPLTELFNFQVTANPIITLSEKSPEQVWVCGRNDKEIKLCNTDGSIVRKFDIGDGVIGGFVRLDNGDLIIADSVNRVLNRWSIKDGDIKTLTNLSPFEPLGVALSLRKELLIGMRDRFNTRRIIQKMTTSGRVLHTFEYEEGHREWIKYYLFNSPDRIAESYNRDLCVVDTMSRNTGRLLILSEAGKLRAIYEGQNLGRMFKPSDVCCTRGCEIILGDPRNNAVHVLDKIGKFQRFLLTNCSYPSALRLTQNRILIGSENGSVHVFEYEESNQSNDF; from the coding sequence atgGCAGGCCAGATCGATAACTTGATTAGCGTTTGTAGTTTTCATTCCGAGGAAGAATTAGATCACTACTGTCTAACCTGTGATAGAAGCCTGTGTGAAGAATGTATCAAAGTGGATCATCGCGATCATGACTGGTGCAAACTCAAAAAGGTCGCTCAGAACTTCAGGGGGACGGCGAGTGATAAAATTACCGAACTAATCAATCAAGAAGTCCCCCGAATAGAACACAACGTGAAAGCATTAGCAGAAGTTGAGGAAAAGAATAGAGAGGCTAAAACAGGGAAAATCAACCGAATTAAACATCGGGAACACGAATTAATATCTGCGGTCAAGGTCATTTCTGAAAGTCTTATCAAGGACATTTCTGAAAGCAAGTTCGATGAAAGTGCGCAGCATGTCAGATCTCAAGAAGACGAAAACATCGCGATATTAAAAAACTTGGTgagttattttaatgaaaataaacaaagtacagATGACGCAACAATTCTCAAACTGCACGAGAAAATACGGATCCTGATAAGCAGAATTAGAATTCATGACCCTAAGAGAACAGAGGACCACGTAGAATTTGACGAAGGTCAGCTTGATATCCACTCATTGAAACGAATGTTTGGCCACGTCATCAGGGAAAATTCCGAACGTTTGGGAGTGGACATTCAAGGAACGCCACTGACAgaactttttaattttcaagTGACGGCTAACCCAATTATAACTCTTTCTGAAAAATCGCCGGAGCAAGTATGGGTGTGCGGGCGGAATGACAAGGAGATCAAATTATGCAACACAGATGGCAGTATTGTCCGGAAGTTTGATATCGGTGATGGAGTCATCGGAGGATTCGTCCGTTTGGACAACGGGGACCTCATAATAGCAGATAGTGTTAACAGAGTGTTAAACCGATGGTCCATTAAAGATGGCGATATTAAAACTTTAACGAACTTGTCACCATTCGAACCCCTCGGGGTGGCACTCTCACTGCGAAAGGAATTGCTCATTGGAATGAGGGATCGATTTAATACACGTCGGATTATCCAGAAAATGACGACCAGTGGCCGGGTTTTGCACACCTTTGAGTACGAAGAGGGACATCGAGAGTGGatcaaatattatttgtttaattcaCCTGACAGGATTGCCGAGAGTTATAACAGAGATCTGTGCGTGGTGGACACGATGAGTAGAAACACTGGTCGTCTGCTCATATTGTCAGAGGCGGGAAAACTTCGCGCCATCTATGAAGGTCAAAACTTGGGTCGAATGTTCAAGCCCTCTGACGTTTGTTGCACGAGGGGCTGCGAGATCATTCTGGGTGACCCTCGCAACAACGCCGTCCATGTTCTCGACAAGATCGGGAAATTCCAGAGGTTTCTGCTAACTAACTGCTCGTATCCATCTGCATTGAGACTGACCCAAAACCGAATTTTAATAGGGTCTGAGAACGGAAGCGTGCATGTTTTCGAATACGAGGAAAGCAATCAATCAAATGACTTCTAA